A genomic segment from Paramixta manurensis encodes:
- a CDS encoding LPD38 domain-containing protein: MAEDMQQYRPEQQSDNDNRQTLNISQPGEREPFDLDAALEKAKAKVNPSLTKGDIVRTVAAVPFDVTESIAQLPKGLNDVANRYATSQENEAQSRLGISDNAMNTIKGVRNDIASGVDNTFGSVGRLAKKGSEAIKEGYSEGAKQAAALPFIEKDAEGGYKVGPGAFDKDAWIINATPTLAQMFTVAGIAKFGASKVAKIAEDMAYKSLSRQLPDEVARATAKEAAQVAGDRAQKKIFVGGMTASAQGQGGIDMRDQITSLPFDQLMQSPTFQKAFDDVDTDDAYANLSDTQKLTMARNMVAEQAASSVTADPRMLAVNIAAASLGDHTLLSLLTKKGAASGVLSGVATGALAEGGTEFAQGATQQYLQNQQLKDTAGQDIDPMKGVVDTGLNNALLGAGMGAAAGAIGGVRGRKNNTSARSNEGDPAIESPPNDEGTKQESESPATSDDVTPVASSSPTPDLDTPAYLRNDPRIQGFADDSEVQQALGQDAAPTPEELIRQQIQNGDQGLTPDEQATLADADARRQARIPRLPAPGDTSLAEGYQMPGPVANIDEQQAGSGPQFRGGEQVRGQRLLPREDEPKQEVGRASNTYEGETVPGDAIEDKNIIFQPGNSDESQAGRSPDFTRGETAPQRQMREFTQAMGNENTPPGISDQRVRAGDTPIDRETAAVAKGAVPTRLQFFSPGKPFSTEKVARYSKWAKMPGASVEKVEGGYAVRLPDKSKAASVPADPDLKLYQPGKPFSNERVARFSKWAKMPGATIEKVGNGYGVRLPSAQPKIEDFGEKLQGAAKDRWGQFRQAMQSNNTVEDIGAQPLSRTFPRPDYEALHAAGISHKGLSMVAVFRSMIGTKPTMPGRVKRWAEQAHELREMANEILDGKVDPDEMHRLYATNPKLRDITDTLDLMAKLPAGQVEEASRYRLRTHHYSMYNGTDYSKSGGKTIYELEDLKGKSVRGVSDETKEGAIKKAVAYVNQSTSKDGVSTVKQSKLEIYRDRHTGERFIAYKGATGLVPLKSGFKDATEARTYLNENRDELEKKLSSMRETSRTEQRNAENRKRTGPAVRDSAATPESFTEKFGFRGVQFGNYVEGARRQKELNEAYDALTDMADVLNVPTQALSLNGNLGLAFGARGRGGLNAAKAHYEPGQVVINLTKGNGSGSLAHEWFHALDNFFGQSDVGRDGEVKSGDNFMSSSRRRAKVIRNGRFVDAEHPVRQEVYNAFRGVMDAIDNSGMVGRARNLDSVRSKAYWSTNVELAARAFERYMLDKTQAKGIDNDYLVNIWKGDEANASDTYAYPTDKELSGGIRQAFDHLFATLKTRKTDRGTTFYSRYGGEDIGDGNIITREGWEPGVDKPARGLTRHVAQVAADGFVKKMNGAAKIKVKVVQSQDEAAAMMPNGIPKEYGVVHAIYQPELSRVIVVADNIPTLKDLNAKLRHEILAHHGLASVIGDVEYDRIIRVLHQTRQSPNKAIQEVWGQVDRSYKNESLETQANEFLAHMAENTSMSKFGAVYDRIAGVLVNALRKAGLISQNITPVEVRNILRTIAGRFKRTAMHADEQPGTREFEDTFSRADALYSKGNDDVDPLKPLPHEAEQYRTDLDKAMRSLKSGEISIKIGRTPPVLRAMGAPNLDMVITRDTVRKASNGAKHDVPMDVIERLPELFHDPEAVFESKTKDNAASVLLSAKDTTGRQVMAAVHMNIESGRMVINRIASVYGREAKQYQNWIDEGLLRYRRNKKENPDNPHSQGLQLPKEERSYQGSEPSSGTTQGLQLPQRGSPDVGSSQNILTSADIRKNKTFYSRAAAPAMDDVINRKMGFRRETGWFDKAKTFYDTFNGKDKAAKKAWLSDSMRQLNTRTFDGLAPIKYAEDEAGKSQAESSAYVAARMAAGSGSVTAATLEHGLPQYNAKEGVIERKAGTTKADSLMGVLDGLGNHREDFFKWIAGHRSERLMKEGRENLFTAQEIDFMKSLDSGREKLFADQKAKYDAFIKSIMDLQQDMGLIDPESRAQWEDAWYIPYYRETEDGGVRGPWSTRGIANQRSTVRQLKGGEQNIKDPVENLFNYVSKAIDSSMKNEAMRRTVVNLADTGMIDVIESPNKIDYQQIGKGVAKVFIDGKETLVRVHNDEVYRAMTMIDMERSNSVFLRAARQAKRVLTIGTTSMPDFILRNFLRDSLHSWAINKDGFTPVKSSFEGLKKAIKGDDTLVDMMFAGATFGGGYSNVYDPAGTARNIRSILRRKGYTDSQVREFESSIVTTGRDAMNKLNGAFEKYKHVSEAAENANRIATYDAAIKSGKSKAQAAFESRDLMDFSMQGSGKIMMTLSDVLPFFNARMQGFSKLGRAVKADPAEVLKRGGIIAAASVALMAANLDNEKYEELPDWDKDTYWHFFLGDQHFRIPKPFEIGLMFGTMPERLMRAIAGKDSGAKFAKLAIHNFMEQIAFNPVPQVALPIAEAYVNYDSFTGNPIENMSDGNLLASARYNDHTSMIARKAGEAFGWSPKKIDHIITGYTGTLGAYVLGASDMLIRGMGDYGETPALRTDELPVLKSFLRGSDPAKSTQFTEDFYQMMQKANEVYSTINAFRKQGRFDDAQELQEENRKELSQRKGLNATQKQVRALNGMIEMVKSDRILSADEKKDRINKLLARRNKIVQQAVQRINPYFDVR; this comes from the coding sequence ATGGCTGAAGACATGCAGCAATACCGCCCAGAACAACAATCAGATAATGATAACCGGCAAACCCTGAATATCAGCCAACCCGGCGAACGCGAGCCCTTTGATCTGGACGCAGCACTGGAGAAAGCAAAGGCAAAGGTTAATCCTAGCTTAACCAAAGGGGATATAGTTAGAACTGTCGCTGCTGTACCATTTGATGTAACAGAATCGATTGCGCAACTCCCCAAAGGACTTAATGATGTTGCGAATCGCTATGCAACTAGTCAGGAAAATGAGGCCCAAAGTCGTCTTGGTATATCTGACAATGCGATGAACACGATCAAAGGGGTTCGAAATGATATTGCTTCTGGGGTTGATAACACTTTTGGGTCCGTAGGACGATTGGCTAAAAAAGGCTCAGAGGCAATTAAAGAGGGATATTCCGAGGGAGCTAAGCAGGCAGCGGCTTTGCCATTTATCGAAAAGGATGCTGAAGGGGGTTACAAAGTTGGTCCTGGTGCTTTTGATAAAGATGCCTGGATAATTAATGCGACTCCAACGTTGGCTCAAATGTTCACGGTTGCAGGTATTGCAAAATTCGGCGCGTCAAAAGTAGCCAAGATTGCAGAGGATATGGCCTATAAGAGCTTAAGCAGGCAATTACCTGATGAGGTTGCCAGAGCGACAGCGAAAGAAGCGGCACAAGTCGCTGGTGATCGAGCCCAGAAAAAGATATTTGTTGGGGGAATGACAGCATCCGCGCAAGGTCAGGGTGGTATTGATATGCGCGATCAAATAACCAGCCTGCCATTTGATCAACTGATGCAGAGTCCGACATTTCAGAAAGCCTTTGATGATGTCGATACAGATGATGCGTATGCAAATCTGAGCGATACGCAGAAACTGACTATGGCTCGTAATATGGTCGCTGAGCAGGCTGCATCTTCTGTTACTGCCGATCCGCGCATGCTGGCTGTAAATATTGCAGCGGCGTCGTTAGGCGATCATACCTTGTTATCGCTTTTGACCAAAAAAGGAGCGGCTAGTGGTGTACTTTCTGGTGTAGCAACGGGGGCACTTGCTGAAGGAGGAACCGAGTTTGCGCAGGGTGCAACGCAGCAGTACCTGCAAAATCAACAACTGAAAGATACCGCTGGTCAGGACATCGACCCGATGAAAGGGGTGGTTGATACCGGTTTAAACAACGCGCTTTTAGGGGCGGGAATGGGTGCCGCAGCAGGTGCTATTGGTGGTGTTCGCGGGCGTAAAAATAATACTTCAGCGAGAAGCAATGAAGGTGATCCCGCCATCGAATCACCACCGAATGATGAGGGAACAAAGCAAGAAAGCGAGTCTCCAGCCACATCTGATGATGTAACTCCGGTTGCTTCCTCATCACCTACGCCCGATCTTGATACGCCAGCCTACCTACGCAATGACCCCCGCATTCAGGGTTTCGCTGATGACAGCGAGGTACAACAGGCATTAGGACAGGATGCTGCGCCCACACCTGAAGAACTCATCAGGCAGCAAATACAGAACGGCGATCAGGGCTTAACACCAGACGAACAAGCTACCCTGGCGGATGCTGATGCACGACGGCAGGCCAGAATCCCCCGATTACCGGCGCCCGGTGATACAAGTCTGGCCGAGGGTTATCAAATGCCCGGTCCCGTCGCGAATATTGATGAGCAGCAGGCCGGAAGTGGGCCACAGTTTCGTGGTGGTGAGCAAGTCCGTGGTCAGCGGCTACTGCCCCGTGAAGATGAGCCAAAACAGGAAGTTGGTCGCGCCAGCAATACCTATGAAGGTGAGACAGTGCCTGGCGATGCTATCGAAGATAAGAATATCATTTTCCAGCCAGGCAATTCTGACGAATCACAGGCCGGACGTTCACCGGATTTTACACGGGGAGAAACCGCGCCGCAGCGCCAGATGCGCGAATTTACTCAGGCTATGGGCAATGAGAACACGCCCCCCGGCATCTCTGATCAGCGCGTTCGGGCTGGAGATACACCAATCGATCGTGAAACGGCTGCTGTAGCGAAAGGGGCTGTTCCGACGCGATTGCAGTTCTTCAGTCCGGGAAAACCTTTTAGCACTGAGAAAGTCGCGCGTTATTCGAAGTGGGCCAAAATGCCCGGCGCGTCCGTTGAAAAAGTGGAAGGCGGTTATGCCGTTCGACTCCCCGATAAAAGCAAAGCCGCTTCAGTTCCTGCCGATCCTGACCTCAAGTTGTACCAGCCCGGTAAGCCATTCAGTAATGAGCGGGTAGCGCGCTTTTCCAAATGGGCAAAAATGCCGGGTGCCACGATTGAAAAAGTAGGTAACGGTTACGGCGTCCGTCTGCCTTCTGCACAGCCTAAAATTGAGGATTTTGGCGAGAAGCTTCAGGGTGCCGCTAAAGATCGTTGGGGCCAGTTCCGGCAGGCAATGCAGTCAAATAATACGGTGGAAGATATTGGTGCGCAGCCACTGAGTAGAACTTTCCCCCGCCCGGACTACGAAGCCCTTCACGCGGCAGGTATAAGTCATAAAGGGTTATCGATGGTTGCTGTTTTTCGCTCAATGATCGGCACCAAACCTACCATGCCGGGTCGTGTGAAACGATGGGCTGAACAGGCACATGAATTACGTGAGATGGCGAATGAAATACTGGACGGTAAAGTTGATCCGGATGAGATGCACCGTTTGTATGCAACGAATCCAAAGTTGCGCGACATCACTGATACGCTCGATTTGATGGCGAAACTACCCGCCGGGCAGGTTGAAGAAGCCTCACGCTACCGACTCCGCACGCATCACTATTCAATGTATAACGGCACCGATTACAGCAAATCAGGTGGCAAGACGATTTACGAACTTGAGGATCTAAAAGGTAAAAGTGTTCGTGGCGTTTCCGACGAGACTAAGGAAGGAGCGATTAAAAAAGCCGTCGCATATGTTAACCAGTCAACCAGCAAAGATGGCGTGAGCACAGTAAAGCAATCGAAACTCGAGATATACAGAGACCGGCATACGGGCGAACGATTTATCGCATATAAGGGTGCGACTGGGCTGGTGCCATTAAAATCAGGTTTTAAGGACGCTACTGAGGCACGCACCTATCTCAATGAAAACCGGGATGAGCTGGAGAAGAAGCTTTCCTCAATGCGTGAAACCTCCCGGACGGAGCAGCGAAACGCAGAGAACCGTAAACGAACCGGCCCGGCAGTTCGTGACAGTGCTGCAACACCAGAAAGTTTCACCGAAAAATTCGGTTTCCGTGGTGTTCAGTTCGGGAACTACGTTGAGGGTGCCCGCCGGCAGAAAGAATTAAACGAAGCCTATGATGCACTGACAGATATGGCTGATGTACTCAACGTACCCACCCAGGCACTTTCACTGAATGGCAATCTTGGGCTGGCCTTTGGCGCGCGCGGTCGTGGCGGGCTGAATGCTGCAAAAGCGCACTATGAACCCGGTCAGGTCGTGATCAACCTGACAAAAGGTAATGGTTCCGGATCGCTGGCGCATGAATGGTTCCACGCGCTTGATAATTTCTTCGGCCAGAGTGATGTTGGCCGCGATGGAGAGGTTAAGAGTGGTGACAACTTTATGTCGTCATCACGTCGGCGCGCGAAGGTTATCCGGAACGGACGTTTTGTTGATGCGGAGCATCCTGTACGACAGGAAGTATATAACGCATTTCGCGGGGTTATGGACGCGATTGATAACAGCGGTATGGTTGGCAGGGCGCGAAATCTTGATTCGGTACGCAGTAAAGCCTACTGGTCAACCAACGTCGAGCTGGCAGCCCGTGCCTTTGAACGGTACATGCTTGATAAAACTCAGGCTAAAGGCATTGATAACGACTACCTGGTTAACATCTGGAAAGGCGATGAGGCTAACGCCTCCGATACTTACGCATACCCTACCGATAAGGAACTGAGCGGCGGAATCCGTCAGGCATTCGATCATCTTTTCGCAACGTTGAAAACCCGGAAAACGGATCGGGGCACAACCTTTTATTCCCGATACGGTGGTGAGGATATTGGCGATGGAAATATCATTACCCGCGAAGGTTGGGAACCGGGTGTTGATAAACCAGCGCGGGGTTTAACGCGCCACGTTGCACAGGTCGCCGCCGACGGATTTGTTAAAAAAATGAACGGCGCAGCTAAGATAAAAGTGAAAGTCGTTCAGTCTCAGGATGAGGCAGCGGCCATGATGCCGAATGGTATACCGAAGGAATATGGCGTGGTGCATGCCATTTACCAACCTGAACTTAGTCGCGTTATCGTCGTTGCAGATAATATCCCCACACTTAAGGATCTGAACGCGAAGCTGCGTCACGAAATCCTCGCACACCACGGGCTTGCATCAGTAATCGGCGATGTTGAGTACGACCGTATCATTCGTGTGCTTCATCAGACGCGGCAAAGCCCTAATAAAGCAATTCAGGAAGTATGGGGCCAGGTTGACCGGTCATACAAAAATGAGTCGCTCGAAACCCAGGCTAACGAGTTTCTGGCTCACATGGCAGAGAATACCAGTATGTCGAAATTCGGTGCAGTGTATGACCGTATCGCAGGTGTACTGGTAAATGCGTTAAGGAAAGCGGGCCTGATTAGTCAGAACATTACGCCAGTCGAAGTGCGTAACATCCTTCGTACCATCGCAGGGCGGTTTAAACGCACGGCAATGCATGCAGACGAGCAACCGGGTACGCGAGAGTTTGAAGATACCTTTTCGCGGGCTGACGCGCTTTATTCAAAGGGCAATGACGATGTTGATCCGCTGAAACCTCTGCCACATGAGGCTGAACAGTACCGTACCGATCTGGATAAAGCCATGCGGTCGCTCAAGTCAGGTGAAATAAGCATCAAGATTGGACGAACGCCGCCGGTGCTGCGGGCGATGGGCGCGCCGAATCTGGATATGGTTATTACTCGCGACACAGTGCGTAAAGCCAGCAACGGCGCGAAGCATGATGTACCGATGGACGTAATTGAACGTCTTCCAGAGTTGTTTCATGATCCAGAAGCCGTCTTTGAATCAAAAACCAAAGACAACGCTGCTTCTGTGTTACTCAGCGCCAAGGATACCACTGGCCGTCAGGTGATGGCCGCCGTCCATATGAATATTGAGTCAGGACGTATGGTTATTAACCGAATCGCCAGCGTGTATGGGCGCGAGGCGAAGCAGTACCAGAACTGGATTGATGAAGGGCTACTGCGTTACCGTAGAAACAAAAAAGAAAACCCTGATAACCCTCATTCACAGGGGCTTCAATTGCCCAAGGAGGAGCGTTCTTATCAGGGTTCTGAGCCTTCATCTGGTACGACCCAAGGGCTGCAATTGCCCCAGCGTGGTTCACCAGATGTCGGTTCAAGCCAAAATATACTCACTTCTGCGGATATTCGCAAGAACAAAACGTTTTACTCCCGAGCCGCAGCGCCTGCTATGGATGATGTGATCAACCGTAAAATGGGGTTTCGTCGCGAAACCGGTTGGTTCGACAAGGCAAAAACCTTTTACGATACGTTCAACGGCAAGGATAAGGCTGCGAAGAAAGCCTGGTTGTCAGATTCAATGCGCCAGCTTAATACGCGCACGTTTGACGGACTGGCTCCAATCAAGTATGCCGAAGACGAAGCCGGTAAGTCACAAGCGGAGAGTTCGGCATACGTCGCGGCACGCATGGCAGCAGGTTCCGGTTCGGTCACCGCAGCAACGCTGGAGCACGGCCTGCCTCAATACAACGCTAAAGAAGGCGTGATTGAGCGTAAGGCAGGAACTACCAAAGCGGATTCGTTAATGGGCGTGCTTGACGGTCTCGGCAACCACCGTGAGGACTTTTTTAAATGGATTGCCGGTCACCGCTCTGAACGGCTGATGAAGGAAGGGCGCGAAAACCTGTTTACCGCACAGGAAATCGACTTCATGAAGTCGCTCGATAGTGGCCGGGAAAAACTCTTTGCCGATCAGAAAGCGAAGTACGACGCCTTTATCAAATCGATTATGGATCTCCAGCAGGATATGGGATTAATCGATCCAGAGAGCAGGGCGCAGTGGGAAGATGCCTGGTACATCCCGTATTACCGCGAAACGGAGGATGGTGGCGTACGCGGCCCGTGGTCAACACGAGGAATTGCGAACCAGAGAAGCACAGTTCGCCAGCTTAAAGGCGGCGAGCAAAATATAAAAGACCCGGTTGAAAACCTGTTTAATTACGTTTCTAAAGCTATCGATTCCTCAATGAAAAATGAGGCTATGCGTCGGACAGTCGTTAACTTAGCTGATACTGGCATGATTGATGTTATCGAATCGCCTAACAAAATCGATTATCAGCAAATTGGCAAAGGTGTTGCGAAGGTCTTCATCGACGGAAAAGAAACGCTGGTGCGTGTTCACAATGATGAGGTATATCGCGCCATGACCATGATCGACATGGAGAGAAGTAACTCAGTGTTTTTACGTGCAGCGCGCCAGGCAAAACGCGTGTTAACGATCGGTACCACTTCGATGCCCGATTTTATCCTGCGTAACTTCCTGCGTGATTCACTGCATTCATGGGCGATCAATAAAGACGGTTTTACACCGGTAAAATCCTCATTCGAAGGTTTAAAGAAGGCAATTAAGGGTGACGATACTCTGGTGGATATGATGTTTGCTGGCGCCACGTTTGGTGGAGGGTATTCGAACGTATATGACCCAGCCGGAACAGCCAGGAATATACGCTCAATCCTGCGCCGGAAAGGATATACCGATAGTCAAGTCAGGGAGTTTGAGTCTAGCATCGTTACCACTGGCCGGGATGCCATGAATAAACTCAATGGGGCGTTTGAAAAGTATAAGCACGTCAGCGAGGCAGCAGAGAATGCCAACCGCATCGCAACCTACGATGCGGCGATAAAATCGGGTAAAAGTAAGGCGCAAGCCGCATTTGAGTCTCGTGACCTGATGGACTTTAGTATGCAAGGCTCGGGTAAAATTATGATGACTCTGAGTGATGTATTGCCGTTCTTCAATGCGCGCATGCAGGGTTTTAGTAAGCTTGGCAGGGCAGTTAAAGCCGACCCGGCGGAAGTGCTCAAACGTGGTGGAATTATTGCTGCGGCTTCCGTGGCACTGATGGCCGCTAACTTAGACAATGAGAAATATGAAGAGTTGCCAGACTGGGACAAGGATACCTACTGGCATTTCTTTTTGGGCGATCAGCATTTTCGTATTCCTAAGCCGTTCGAGATAGGGCTTATGTTTGGCACGATGCCTGAACGCTTAATGCGCGCCATCGCCGGAAAGGACTCTGGTGCCAAATTTGCTAAGTTAGCAATTCATAATTTTATGGAGCAAATCGCTTTCAACCCTGTTCCGCAGGTCGCGTTACCAATTGCTGAAGCCTACGTTAACTACGATTCCTTTACCGGCAATCCGATAGAAAACATGTCCGACGGTAACCTACTCGCCAGCGCACGATATAACGACCATACCAGCATGATCGCACGCAAGGCGGGTGAAGCCTTTGGCTGGTCGCCAAAGAAAATTGACCACATCATAACCGGCTATACGGGTACGCTGGGGGCTTATGTACTGGGCGCCAGTGATATG
- the recA gene encoding recombinase RecA, with protein sequence MAENHKVMLDTSVSLLEQKFGKGIVYAATKGNQCKQLVSIPTGCMGLDRALDIGGLPLGRIVEIFGPDSSGKTTLALSVIRQAQQLGKSCAFIDSDRALHTAYAENSGIDLDRLLVSRPATGELALDVCESIIRSRAASVIVIDSVAALITRGEYEGAMGDAHDGEIARLMSKAMRKLSPLAHQYNCLLIFINQIRNRPGVIYGNPEVTTGGAALKQFASIRLDVRQTNQLAENKTVVATEHRVKVVKNKMGSPYRQATFQIWFDHGISHEGEVLDHAMQKGIVLRSGVWYRYGEFTLGNNKTSAICALMQHKEIREKLEREVNIIFKSEDLHS encoded by the coding sequence ATGGCTGAAAATCATAAAGTTATGTTAGACACATCTGTGTCTCTACTCGAACAGAAATTTGGCAAAGGCATTGTTTATGCGGCGACTAAAGGTAACCAGTGTAAGCAATTAGTTAGCATACCAACCGGATGCATGGGGCTGGATCGGGCACTTGATATTGGCGGGTTACCACTTGGCCGGATTGTGGAAATTTTCGGTCCGGATTCCTCCGGTAAGACGACACTGGCGTTATCAGTCATCAGGCAGGCTCAGCAACTTGGAAAGTCTTGCGCTTTTATTGACTCTGATCGGGCTTTACATACTGCCTATGCAGAAAACTCCGGTATCGACCTCGACAGGTTATTGGTATCCCGACCTGCGACAGGAGAACTGGCACTGGATGTATGCGAGAGCATAATCCGTTCGCGTGCTGCGTCCGTCATTGTTATTGACTCAGTAGCTGCGCTAATTACACGCGGTGAATATGAGGGCGCCATGGGAGATGCGCACGACGGCGAAATAGCGCGCCTGATGTCTAAAGCAATGCGCAAGCTTAGTCCACTGGCTCACCAGTACAATTGCCTTCTGATTTTTATTAATCAGATACGGAACCGACCCGGTGTAATTTACGGTAACCCGGAAGTTACCACTGGCGGTGCCGCTTTAAAGCAATTTGCGAGTATCAGGCTGGACGTTCGCCAGACAAACCAACTGGCGGAAAACAAAACGGTAGTAGCCACAGAGCATCGCGTCAAAGTGGTTAAGAATAAGATGGGTTCCCCATATCGTCAGGCCACTTTTCAAATCTGGTTTGATCACGGTATCTCACACGAAGGTGAAGTGCTCGATCATGCAATGCAAAAAGGGATAGTTCTGCGATCAGGTGTTTGGTACCGGTACGGAGAATTTACGCTCGGGAACAATAAAACATCAGCGATATGTGCGCTAATGCAGCATAAAGAAATCCGGGAAAAGCTTGAGCGTGAAGTGAATATAATTTTTAAGTCAGAAGACTTACACAGCTAA